One genomic segment of Desulfocapsa sulfexigens DSM 10523 includes these proteins:
- a CDS encoding 3-deoxy-manno-octulosonate cytidylyltransferase → MNVIGIIPARLGASRFPGKPLEKMLGMPMVGHCYHRTHLAPGIDNTYVATCDEAIADYIRSIGGNAVMTSVKHTRATTRTAEALEIIEKETGKRVDIVVMVQGDEPLISPETIGATVCRFDDDSVDIVNVMSRLQTLEAFEDHNNVKVVVDINSNALYFSREAIPSPWKGWEHIPRYMQTGIIAFRRDTLIAFNSMEETSLEQIESVDMNRVLETGGKIRMTLTESQTIGVDTREELIAAEKLLRLDSVVEKYLAV, encoded by the coding sequence ATGAATGTAATCGGAATTATACCCGCACGACTTGGGGCATCACGGTTTCCAGGTAAGCCTCTGGAAAAAATGCTTGGGATGCCAATGGTTGGCCATTGTTACCATCGTACACATTTGGCTCCTGGTATCGATAACACCTATGTGGCAACTTGTGATGAAGCTATTGCAGATTATATCCGTTCTATTGGAGGAAATGCTGTGATGACTTCAGTTAAACATACTCGTGCGACAACGCGTACAGCTGAAGCTCTTGAAATTATTGAAAAGGAGACAGGTAAGAGAGTTGATATTGTTGTTATGGTCCAGGGGGATGAACCTCTGATTTCTCCTGAAACAATAGGTGCAACAGTTTGTAGGTTCGACGATGATTCTGTTGACATTGTTAATGTGATGTCACGATTGCAAACACTTGAGGCATTTGAAGATCACAATAATGTAAAGGTTGTTGTTGATATTAACAGTAACGCTCTGTATTTCTCCCGCGAAGCCATTCCTTCTCCCTGGAAGGGATGGGAACATATCCCGCGTTATATGCAGACCGGTATTATTGCGTTTCGGAGAGATACGTTGATTGCGTTTAATTCCATGGAAGAAACTTCTCTTGAACAGATTGAATCTGTTGATATGAACCGTGTTCTTGAAACGGGTGGGAAAATTCGTATGACTTTGACCGAATCTCAAACGATTGGCGTTGATACCCGGGAAGAATTGATAGCGGCTGAAAAATTGCTTCGATTGGATTCAGTGGTAGAAAAATATCTTGCTGTATAG
- a CDS encoding SIS domain-containing protein — MNNLDRFFSKDIGSFSDSYFKYLKQILDNIDLLEVKRFVEILLDAREKGKTVFFIGNGGSASTASHFANDLSFGCNEYEKPFHVVSLTDNVSILTALGNDFGYEEIFVRQLMIQSKPGDVLVGISASGNSPNIINAFKYASDVGILSVALTAFDGGKMKENADEGIHVPTDFKEYGPAEDAHMILDHLVTAYLMRVIRLA; from the coding sequence ATGAATAATCTTGATCGTTTTTTTTCAAAGGATATTGGCTCATTCTCTGATTCTTATTTTAAATATTTAAAACAGATTCTGGATAATATTGATCTTTTAGAGGTCAAACGTTTTGTAGAAATACTACTTGATGCCAGAGAGAAAGGGAAAACAGTATTTTTTATTGGAAATGGAGGGAGTGCTTCCACTGCAAGTCATTTTGCCAATGATCTCTCCTTTGGCTGTAATGAGTACGAGAAGCCTTTCCACGTGGTAAGCTTAACAGATAATGTCTCAATATTAACCGCTCTTGGCAATGATTTTGGTTATGAAGAAATTTTTGTTCGTCAGCTAATGATTCAGAGTAAACCTGGTGATGTTCTGGTAGGCATTTCAGCCTCCGGGAATTCGCCAAATATTATAAATGCATTTAAGTATGCTTCTGATGTCGGCATCCTCAGCGTCGCACTGACAGCGTTTGATGGCGGTAAAATGAAAGAAAATGCTGACGAAGGAATACATGTGCCCACGGATTTTAAAGAATATGGTCCTGCAGAAGATGCCCACATGATTCTTGATCACCTGGTGACTGCCTATTTGATGAGGGTTATCAGACTTGCCTGA
- a CDS encoding phosphotransferase, which yields MELVPLFRGAQIGSILKSLEKIEEDSGLFTNSEKMKKVFLDSANEAIICGYGKRLIQWRRGIKTAIRRHSPQLFYTPIGDTYSNASRIRVKNNVIAFYPEWGLVCKFWLGTGVRKINNLSNEAKAIMTAERYNFLKVPKIVLDKSSFHGGQPPALWFELFRGYFPPKATDNKSKTALEFLRVMFLWYQEHGIHFIKPGEVSQIDKRVNVNFEELLSYGWEPEKANLILLANKRIVESRKTLPVSYIHGDASVGNCLVNEAGEVLILDWEETRKGYIAEDVFTLFQHGGVSVRESYEKWLANIAPNDAHTLACDIQLEVLRMWKNLNLQSIRKYLDNIIPTDETNKRIGLIKSRVISSARQICNNI from the coding sequence ATGGAATTAGTACCACTGTTTCGAGGGGCACAGATAGGAAGCATACTAAAGTCATTGGAAAAAATTGAGGAAGATTCAGGGCTTTTTACAAATTCAGAGAAAATGAAAAAAGTGTTTCTTGACAGTGCAAATGAAGCTATTATTTGTGGTTATGGAAAAAGATTGATCCAATGGCGGAGGGGGATAAAAACTGCTATTAGACGTCACTCGCCTCAGTTATTTTACACACCTATTGGTGATACATATAGCAATGCATCGAGAATAAGGGTGAAAAATAATGTTATAGCTTTTTATCCAGAGTGGGGCCTTGTTTGTAAGTTCTGGTTAGGCACTGGAGTACGAAAGATTAATAATCTTTCCAATGAAGCAAAAGCAATTATGACTGCTGAAAGATATAACTTTTTAAAAGTGCCCAAAATCGTTCTTGATAAGTCATCTTTCCATGGTGGCCAACCTCCGGCGTTATGGTTTGAATTATTTCGAGGATATTTTCCACCAAAGGCTACTGATAACAAGTCGAAAACTGCGCTTGAATTTCTAAGGGTTATGTTTCTGTGGTATCAAGAGCACGGGATTCATTTTATTAAACCTGGAGAAGTGTCGCAAATCGATAAACGGGTAAATGTTAATTTTGAGGAGCTCCTGTCATATGGGTGGGAACCCGAGAAAGCTAACTTGATTTTACTTGCAAATAAAAGAATTGTTGAATCTCGCAAGACGTTGCCTGTATCCTATATTCATGGTGATGCAAGTGTCGGTAATTGTTTGGTTAACGAGGCGGGTGAGGTGCTGATTCTTGATTGGGAAGAGACAAGAAAAGGGTATATTGCAGAAGACGTATTTACCTTATTTCAACATGGCGGAGTATCAGTCAGGGAATCATATGAGAAATGGCTGGCAAACATTGCCCCTAACGATGCTCACACTTTAGCGTGTGACATTCAGCTAGAAGTGTTAAGAATGTGGAAAAACCTGAATTTACAATCGATTCGAAAATACCTCGATAATATAATACCTACTGATGAGACCAATAAACGAATCGGATTAATCAAGAGTAGAGTTATCTCATCAGCAAGACAGATATGTAACAACATTTGA
- a CDS encoding inositol monophosphatase family protein yields the protein MKATADQLLEHEILTHLEPLGLPILSEEFGEKDGRFESDYKFIVDPLDGTVNFVRGLGPAAVSIAFYKNNDPVFGVLGLYPSCSLAWGGKNLGAFIDGKPIQVSSISNPVQAVLCTGIPSRFQFNKKESSLLIKTISRYGKVRMLGAASMSLLQVAQGTAEVYTERGIMLWDVAAGLAIVEGAGGVFDVGPGENPNTLNVVASNGVMNING from the coding sequence ATGAAAGCAACTGCTGACCAGCTCTTGGAACATGAAATTCTCACTCACCTGGAGCCCCTAGGTCTACCGATTCTAAGTGAGGAGTTTGGGGAAAAAGATGGAAGATTTGAATCTGATTATAAGTTTATAGTTGATCCCCTTGATGGGACTGTAAATTTTGTTAGAGGCTTGGGCCCGGCTGCTGTTTCTATAGCGTTTTATAAAAACAATGATCCGGTTTTCGGTGTGCTTGGTCTATATCCTTCGTGCAGTCTGGCATGGGGGGGGAAGAATTTAGGTGCCTTCATCGATGGTAAACCAATACAAGTGTCCTCTATTTCAAATCCTGTCCAGGCTGTCCTGTGTACCGGCATTCCATCAAGATTCCAATTTAATAAAAAAGAGTCATCGTTGTTAATCAAAACCATAAGCCGTTACGGCAAGGTGCGGATGCTGGGTGCAGCTTCAATGTCGCTCCTTCAAGTGGCTCAAGGGACTGCCGAAGTATATACTGAAAGAGGTATCATGCTGTGGGACGTGGCTGCAGGACTGGCCATTGTTGAAGGGGCTGGTGGAGTTTTTGATGTTGGACCTGGGGAAAATCCTAATACCTTAAACGTAGTTGCCTCTAATGGGGTGATGAATATAAATGGGTAA
- a CDS encoding phosphoglycerate dehydrogenase, with product MNTTAKVAVCSRSFSLNTVLREELLQRYKNVNFNDIGAKLEGKVLVDFLRGHDKAITALEVIGEEVLSQLPELTVISKYGVGLDMIDMNAMKKYGIKLGWTGGVNRRSVSELVISFAIALLRHVVAANREVLSGTWRQHMGGYLSGRTVGIIGCGYIGKDLVKMLQPFDCPILVNDILDYSEFYDQYNVKAVSVGELLTQSDVVTLHVPLDDSTRNILTAERLALMKADAILINAARGGLVDEQALKEMLQTGRLAAAAFDVFAVEPPQDQELLELSNFIVTPHIGGSAREAILAMGRAAIEGLDNNNIV from the coding sequence ATGAATACAACAGCTAAAGTTGCGGTTTGTTCCCGCTCATTTTCCTTAAATACCGTTTTACGTGAAGAACTACTTCAACGTTATAAGAATGTAAATTTTAACGATATTGGAGCCAAGCTTGAGGGCAAAGTACTTGTTGATTTTTTACGCGGACACGATAAAGCCATTACAGCTCTTGAGGTTATCGGTGAAGAGGTGCTTTCTCAATTGCCTGAGTTGACTGTTATAAGTAAATATGGTGTTGGTCTTGATATGATAGACATGAATGCCATGAAGAAGTACGGCATTAAACTTGGTTGGACAGGAGGGGTTAATCGGCGATCAGTTTCTGAGCTAGTAATTTCTTTTGCCATAGCATTGCTGCGGCATGTTGTTGCCGCTAACCGAGAAGTCTTATCAGGTACCTGGCGGCAGCATATGGGGGGGTATCTATCCGGTCGTACTGTCGGGATTATTGGTTGCGGATACATTGGTAAAGATCTGGTAAAAATGCTGCAACCATTTGATTGCCCCATCCTTGTGAATGATATTCTGGATTACAGTGAATTTTATGATCAATATAATGTCAAGGCAGTGTCTGTTGGAGAGCTTCTTACACAGTCTGATGTTGTAACTCTGCATGTGCCATTGGATGATTCAACTCGGAACATCCTCACTGCAGAACGTCTAGCTCTGATGAAGGCCGATGCAATATTGATAAATGCAGCCAGAGGAGGGTTGGTGGATGAACAGGCACTAAAGGAAATGCTTCAAACTGGCCGTCTCGCTGCGGCAGCGTTTGATGTCTTTGCAGTGGAGCCGCCACAGGATCAGGAATTACTCGAGTTATCAAATTTTATCGTGACACCTCATATAGGTGGTAGTGCCCGAGAAGCTATATTGGCAATGGGCCGTGCGGCCATTGAGGGCTTGGATAATAATAATATTGTCTAA
- a CDS encoding class I SAM-dependent methyltransferase gives MSINLSELSDFNTKNWDEYYKNNVGVEYPHEQLIIYVNYLKHEIGSSGEPKALETGFGSIADMRFLHRMNYEVYGLEVSQTAVEKGLLGCEKYKIKLNLQHWTPPVLPFENDFFDLFCSSNSIHFNLDQDLILSEIKRVLKIGGHLYTTYLAPGHKFIDKSKYIGDDLIQFTDDHYVLKMRKMVMRYYDQSSKLEKLYSKYFKEVRVTRLEYNILDAPNAYWIVTATN, from the coding sequence ATGAGCATAAATTTAAGTGAGTTATCTGATTTTAATACAAAGAACTGGGACGAATATTATAAGAACAATGTAGGTGTTGAATATCCACATGAACAGTTAATAATATATGTTAACTACCTTAAACATGAGATTGGTAGTTCTGGTGAACCAAAAGCCTTGGAAACAGGATTTGGTTCAATAGCTGACATGCGTTTTTTACATAGAATGAACTATGAAGTCTATGGCTTAGAAGTATCTCAGACAGCTGTTGAAAAAGGATTGTTAGGATGTGAGAAATATAAGATTAAATTGAATCTACAACATTGGACGCCACCTGTGTTGCCTTTTGAAAATGACTTCTTTGATTTGTTTTGCAGTTCTAATTCAATTCATTTCAACCTTGATCAAGATCTAATATTATCGGAAATAAAGCGAGTTTTAAAGATCGGTGGACATTTGTATACAACCTACCTTGCTCCTGGTCATAAATTCATTGATAAATCAAAATATATTGGTGATGATTTAATTCAGTTCACCGACGATCACTATGTTTTGAAGATGAGAAAAATGGTTATGCGATACTATGACCAATCATCAAAATTAGAAAAGCTATATTCAAAGTATTTCAAGGAGGTAAGAGTTACACGGTTAGAATATAATATACTGGATGCACCGAATGCATATTGGATTGTAACAGCTACAAATTAA
- a CDS encoding Gfo/Idh/MocA family protein has protein sequence MADKHILIIGTGSVGKRHAQNLHKLGCAISCVDPRHDRLIEATEQIGIKLNGSYSSLEDALKQSTYDGAVVASPPVYHVEQSIECLKNNIPVLLEKPVSPNLQEAELLKTAVMDSDAHLLLGYTWRWWPSLVRVKEMLEEKAVGKLLHVTFVMSAHLADWHPWERYQDFFMADLEQGGGALLDESHWIDQMIWMLGGIPQEVTGKVEKLSNLQINSDDNVDILAKYPNNIRVTLHLDLFGRPHEKSIKFVGEEGTIVWKVDGILVGKSMDDEWEKETFSCDRNDMFIAVAQEFLDIVNGDVSPSCTIYDGVQVLRIIEAVRQSSSTGATVKMRSM, from the coding sequence ATGGCTGATAAACATATTTTAATAATTGGAACAGGAAGTGTTGGTAAGAGACATGCTCAAAATCTGCATAAACTTGGCTGTGCAATTAGCTGTGTTGATCCGCGACACGATAGGCTTATTGAAGCTACAGAGCAGATAGGGATTAAATTGAATGGCAGCTATAGTTCTCTTGAGGATGCGTTAAAACAATCTACATATGATGGTGCGGTTGTTGCGTCACCGCCTGTATACCATGTTGAACAGTCTATTGAATGCTTGAAAAACAACATACCAGTTTTGTTGGAGAAGCCTGTCTCTCCCAATCTGCAGGAGGCGGAGTTGCTGAAAACAGCAGTTATGGATTCAGATGCTCATCTTTTGCTAGGGTATACATGGCGCTGGTGGCCCTCGCTTGTAAGGGTTAAAGAGATGCTTGAGGAAAAGGCGGTAGGGAAGCTGTTGCATGTTACATTTGTAATGTCAGCCCATTTGGCTGACTGGCACCCATGGGAACGTTACCAGGATTTTTTTATGGCGGATCTGGAGCAAGGTGGAGGAGCCTTGTTGGATGAAAGTCATTGGATTGATCAAATGATATGGATGTTAGGCGGGATTCCTCAAGAAGTTACCGGCAAGGTCGAAAAGCTTAGCAATTTACAGATCAATTCAGACGATAATGTCGATATTCTGGCTAAATACCCAAATAATATTCGAGTTACTCTTCATTTGGATCTTTTTGGACGCCCCCATGAAAAATCTATTAAATTCGTTGGGGAAGAAGGAACTATAGTATGGAAAGTGGACGGAATTCTTGTTGGTAAATCCATGGATGATGAATGGGAAAAAGAAACTTTTTCATGTGATCGTAATGATATGTTTATTGCTGTTGCTCAAGAATTTTTGGATATTGTAAATGGAGATGTTTCTCCAAGCTGCACCATTTATGATGGTGTGCAAGTTTTACGAATAATTGAAGCAGTACGTCAGAGTAGCTCAACGGGCGCTACAGTCAAAATGAGGTCAATGTAA
- a CDS encoding ABC transporter ATP-binding protein, which yields MFFHYFSYFRKETGNKIYLFIFFSIFAAGLDGLGISALVPLISLDFTGEMGGDVVSKLVYWFFSFTGIEPSVKAVLVFILVIFFVKLLFSFSQQVISSYITTWLSEHLKRKSAIAYSNMTYSYYTTTKIGFLNNLLTTEIVTVVACFKKLSQVVVLACNLLAYLAFSFMVNWQLTVAVLLLGLVLNITYKKIRISVAKISYRITKVNASTQNILIEFISNYKYLKATSTSNIYLKHLFPVLNNSRMLNFRNNVYDSFTLTTFDFFRVVVLVAALAFMVEVKGAKITELIVPLALIARSFGMILGLQSVWQAFVSKSGSIVVLEEAERKLKLNSEISKNDEIQTFNHAIQMTNVSYSFDTNSVLNDVNLTIKKGMCIGLAGPSGSGKTTMVDILVGLLEPTKGKVEIDGKDYSTLNKESLRSHFGYVTQDPVIFNDSIANNISFWDTVQSTGSKLENALESAGCTEFVSEFPEKEQAMVGDKGVKLSGGQRQRISIAREIYSDSDIIVFDEATAALDSESERIIQDSIEKLRGNKTMLIIAHRLSTLKICDMIHVINNGSIVEEGTWDELLHSENVFAEMCRKQGIIS from the coding sequence ATGTTTTTTCATTATTTTAGCTATTTTAGGAAAGAGACAGGAAATAAAATATACTTGTTTATTTTCTTTTCTATCTTTGCAGCGGGGTTGGATGGCTTAGGTATCTCGGCCCTGGTCCCCCTGATCTCCCTGGATTTTACTGGAGAGATGGGCGGTGATGTCGTTTCAAAGTTAGTTTATTGGTTTTTCTCTTTTACTGGAATTGAGCCGAGTGTTAAGGCCGTTCTGGTTTTTATTCTGGTAATATTTTTCGTTAAATTGCTGTTTAGTTTTTCCCAACAAGTTATTAGCTCTTATATCACTACGTGGTTGAGTGAGCATTTGAAACGTAAAAGTGCCATCGCATATAGCAATATGACGTATAGTTATTATACGACGACCAAGATAGGGTTTTTGAACAATTTACTGACGACTGAAATAGTAACGGTTGTTGCATGTTTCAAGAAATTATCTCAGGTTGTTGTTCTTGCATGTAACCTTCTGGCTTATCTTGCCTTCTCATTTATGGTCAACTGGCAGCTGACTGTAGCTGTATTATTGTTAGGGCTTGTCTTAAATATTACATACAAGAAGATCCGAATTTCAGTTGCAAAAATATCATATCGTATCACGAAAGTGAATGCTTCAACACAGAATATACTAATTGAATTCATTAGTAATTATAAATATCTAAAGGCAACATCTACCTCTAATATCTATCTGAAACATTTATTTCCTGTTTTGAATAATAGTAGGATGCTTAATTTTAGAAATAACGTTTATGATAGTTTCACGCTCACAACCTTTGATTTTTTTCGAGTGGTGGTTCTTGTGGCTGCCTTGGCTTTTATGGTTGAAGTGAAAGGTGCTAAAATAACTGAGTTAATAGTACCTCTGGCATTGATTGCACGAAGTTTTGGGATGATATTAGGGCTACAGTCTGTCTGGCAGGCATTTGTTAGTAAAAGCGGAAGTATTGTGGTGTTGGAGGAAGCCGAACGGAAATTGAAGCTGAACTCTGAGATTTCAAAAAACGATGAAATACAAACATTTAACCATGCAATACAAATGACTAATGTGAGTTATTCGTTTGATACCAACTCTGTTCTAAATGATGTGAATCTTACAATTAAAAAAGGAATGTGTATAGGGTTAGCTGGTCCGTCAGGCTCAGGAAAAACTACCATGGTTGATATCCTTGTCGGCCTGCTTGAACCCACTAAGGGAAAAGTGGAAATCGATGGGAAAGATTACTCAACACTGAATAAAGAAAGCTTACGCTCACATTTTGGATACGTTACTCAAGATCCTGTTATTTTCAATGATTCAATCGCAAATAACATTTCGTTTTGGGATACTGTCCAGTCAACTGGAAGTAAATTGGAAAATGCATTGGAATCTGCAGGATGTACAGAATTTGTGTCTGAATTTCCAGAAAAAGAGCAGGCTATGGTTGGAGATAAAGGAGTAAAGTTATCTGGTGGCCAGAGGCAAAGAATATCAATAGCGCGCGAGATATATTCTGATTCTGATATTATCGTTTTTGATGAAGCAACAGCTGCCCTTGATAGTGAGTCTGAACGAATTATTCAAGACAGTATCGAAAAACTACGGGGAAATAAAACTATGCTTATTATTGCCCATAGGTTATCCACATTGAAAATATGCGATATGATCCACGTAATCAATAATGGTTCAATCGTTGAAGAAGGAACGTGGGATGAGTTATTGCATTCAGAGAATGTATTTGCGGAAATGTGCAGGAAGCAAGGAATAATTTCCTAA
- a CDS encoding Gfo/Idh/MocA family protein, translating to MSELRVGIAGYGVVGKRRRDCVDRHPNMKIVAVCDRTFDGDGVMDDGVHFYTDYQSLLSEDLDVLIVCLTNDIAPDVTVAGLEKGLHVFCEKPPGRSVSDIVRVIEKEQENSQLKLMYGFNHRYHDSVQDALNIVRSGELGKVINLRGVYGKSQLITFNQPDWRTKREIAGGGVLLDQGIHMVDLMRLFAGDFEEVYSFIANNHWGFNVEDNAYALMRSKDGVVGMLNSSATQWRHRFNLDINLERGTLILGGILTGSKSYGAETLAVIHADPDNDCGDPKEQLTRYNHDPSWDEEIRLFAHYIDADLPVSSGSSDDALQTMKLVYRIYYADPEWRNAYDIPDPDNNTE from the coding sequence ATGAGTGAGTTAAGAGTAGGAATTGCTGGATATGGTGTCGTCGGGAAGCGTCGTCGTGACTGTGTCGACAGGCATCCGAACATGAAGATAGTTGCTGTCTGTGATCGTACATTCGATGGTGATGGTGTCATGGATGATGGTGTACATTTTTATACTGACTATCAGAGTTTGTTGTCTGAAGATTTAGATGTTCTGATTGTTTGTTTAACCAATGACATTGCGCCAGATGTTACCGTTGCCGGATTGGAAAAAGGTTTACATGTGTTTTGTGAAAAACCTCCAGGTCGGAGCGTGTCTGATATTGTACGAGTTATTGAAAAAGAACAAGAAAATTCACAGCTAAAGTTGATGTACGGATTTAATCATCGATACCATGATTCGGTACAGGATGCCCTTAATATTGTTCGTAGCGGTGAACTCGGCAAAGTTATTAACCTTCGTGGTGTGTATGGGAAATCGCAACTCATTACTTTCAATCAACCGGATTGGCGTACGAAACGTGAAATCGCAGGAGGGGGCGTCCTGTTGGACCAGGGAATCCATATGGTTGACCTCATGCGTTTATTTGCTGGTGATTTTGAAGAGGTGTATAGCTTTATTGCAAACAATCATTGGGGGTTTAATGTCGAAGACAATGCTTACGCCTTGATGCGAAGTAAAGATGGAGTCGTTGGTATGCTAAACTCTTCAGCTACTCAATGGCGGCATCGCTTCAATCTTGATATTAATCTTGAACGTGGCACTTTAATTCTTGGGGGTATTCTGACAGGCTCTAAAAGCTATGGTGCAGAAACACTGGCTGTTATTCATGCTGATCCCGATAATGATTGTGGCGACCCCAAGGAACAACTCACCCGTTATAATCATGATCCATCGTGGGATGAAGAAATACGATTATTTGCTCATTACATTGACGCCGATTTACCGGTTAGCAGCGGTTCTTCTGATGATGCCCTGCAAACCATGAAGCTTGTTTATCGTATTTACTATGCAGATCCTGAATGGCGTAATGCTTATGATATTCCAGATCCTGATAACAATACAGAATAA
- a CDS encoding methyltransferase domain-containing protein — MNSFSLKEEEIKDLSAYSQLPERLRVKCEQVVDKGVDCDVFGVRDRFSAIKQILHGRSLGRVIDLGCCSGFFSLSMLDSGMATNATMYDMNDSSLAFGEKIAKALDLEDNADFEKEKITLDFVQKLQPVDTVICLNLLHHAGVLFDVDIVQSIGWGEYARKWMLALKKKANVLILGVGLKGKKPVNWDVAQFDRALEFFKIAESAGWKMVYDANVWDIRRYGVTKANGKRTHGIRFNARIDFLRRQIQQKFHLKDSGEKLNKYHLFIMEL; from the coding sequence ATGAATAGTTTTTCTTTGAAAGAGGAAGAAATTAAGGATTTGAGCGCGTATTCTCAATTACCTGAACGACTACGGGTGAAGTGTGAACAAGTAGTTGACAAGGGAGTGGATTGTGATGTTTTTGGCGTAAGGGATAGGTTTTCAGCGATTAAGCAAATTTTGCATGGGAGATCCCTAGGTAGGGTTATTGATCTAGGTTGTTGTTCCGGCTTTTTTTCACTATCAATGCTTGATTCTGGAATGGCTACTAATGCAACTATGTATGATATGAATGATAGTTCCTTAGCGTTTGGGGAAAAGATAGCGAAGGCTTTAGATCTCGAAGACAATGCAGACTTTGAAAAAGAAAAAATAACTTTAGATTTTGTGCAGAAATTACAACCTGTTGATACTGTCATATGTCTAAACTTGTTACATCACGCTGGGGTGTTGTTTGATGTGGACATTGTACAATCAATCGGATGGGGGGAGTATGCTCGTAAATGGATGTTGGCACTAAAGAAGAAAGCTAATGTTTTAATACTTGGCGTTGGATTGAAAGGGAAGAAGCCGGTAAATTGGGATGTTGCACAGTTTGATCGTGCATTGGAATTCTTCAAGATAGCTGAAAGTGCTGGATGGAAAATGGTTTATGATGCTAATGTTTGGGATATAAGACGATACGGTGTGACGAAAGCCAACGGAAAGCGTACTCATGGGATCCGTTTTAATGCGCGTATCGATTTTCTTCGAAGACAGATTCAGCAGAAGTTTCATTTAAAAGATAGTGGCGAAAAACTGAACAAATATCACTTGTTTATAATGGAATTATGA
- a CDS encoding acylneuraminate cytidylyltransferase family protein gives MNLDSINILAVVPARGGSKGIPKKNIRKIGGISLIGRVGEVVKQLPWINKVILSTDDPEMAEEGIRFGMDAPFLRPPELSSDTATGIDTWKHAFQFAEKYYDMQFDLSVYLEPTSPLRTAEDVERTVLMLSDNANIAAATVSRTPGSYTPHKTLTVDGHGHIGFYLKEGKEFSIRQKIPSYYHRNGICYAMTRAALLERNCILNNNCAAVVIDRQVVNIDEPYDLDYAQFLYDRS, from the coding sequence ATGAATTTGGATTCAATTAATATACTGGCTGTAGTACCAGCTCGTGGTGGGAGTAAAGGGATACCAAAAAAAAATATTCGTAAAATTGGTGGGATATCGCTCATTGGACGAGTAGGAGAAGTTGTCAAACAGCTGCCATGGATCAACAAGGTGATACTCTCTACAGATGATCCTGAAATGGCCGAGGAGGGTATTAGATTTGGAATGGATGCTCCCTTTTTACGACCACCAGAATTGAGTTCTGACACTGCAACTGGCATAGATACATGGAAACATGCATTTCAGTTTGCTGAGAAATATTATGACATGCAATTTGATCTTTCTGTTTATCTTGAACCAACCAGTCCACTTCGGACGGCAGAAGATGTTGAACGGACTGTATTGATGTTGTCTGACAATGCTAATATTGCTGCTGCGACCGTAAGCAGAACACCTGGGTCATATACACCGCATAAGACGCTTACTGTTGATGGACATGGACATATCGGTTTTTATCTGAAGGAGGGAAAAGAGTTCAGTATACGTCAGAAAATACCTTCATATTATCACAGAAATGGGATTTGCTATGCTATGACTCGGGCAGCGTTGTTGGAGCGAAACTGTATTTTAAATAACAATTGTGCTGCTGTTGTTATTGATAGGCAAGTCGTAAATATTGATGAACCTTATGATCTTGATTATGCACAGTTTTTATATGATCGTTCCTGA